The following proteins come from a genomic window of Acidobacteriota bacterium:
- a CDS encoding glycosyl hydrolase: MLMSLVLRQLCLISCLLVLLTSFLTAQKSSKKKNAPAPSVSAAPSSPMEQGRKEEDPLFKGLTWRLVGPFRGGRVLAVSGVVGEPNTYYFGGVGGGVWKTTDGGLNWIPMSDKEKFSSIGAIAVAESDPNVIYVGTGEACIRNNILQGNGMYKSTDAGKTWHAIGLEDTRHIGRLAVHPKNPDIVFVAALGHAYGHNTERGVFRSTDGGKTWQKVLYKDDQTGAIDVVFDPSNPNILFAALWQAYRTPYSMVSGGPGSGLYRSADGGTTWQQINGNGFPTGVIGRIGVAVSAEPNRVYALIENDKGGLYRSDDGGEHWRLVNDDHRFRQRAWYYTHLFTDPKNPDVVYILNTGSYRSIDGGKIFTALSTPHGDNHGLWIDPTNPKRLINSNDGGADISTDGGLHWTSQDNQPTAQFYHVIVDNQSPYRIYGAQQDNTSVGIASATNHFGIDRTDWNPVGGCESGYIAPYPKDANIVYAGCYDGSITEFNKELGIEREMNAWPLNPMGHGDVDLKYRFQWTAPIVISPHDPNVIYHGAQVVLKTSDRGYHWQEISPDLTRNDKRTQQSSGGPITQDNTSAEYYGTVFTIAESPLQAGAIWAGSDDGLVHITTDGGKNWANVSPKDLPDSGGGPILHYSRISLIEAGHFNAGTAYVSVDRHESDDWAPYAFKTTDFGKTWKRANGDLPAGATVRAIREDPKREGLLYAATEIGVYVSFDDGAHWRSLQRNLPMSSMRDLAVTNRDLVVATHGRAFWVLDDITPLRDYKADLPNADVNFYKPFTAYRYSGGVFGGGGGGRGGAIGQNPPNGAIIYYTLKTALGPEESDEARAGQPSSSEATPTATQEATAAKEPGTPQTNAPAGAKVEAQKQEATREVPAPKPREEHVTVEILDAGGKVIRTYPAKQPTVTEAQSEEAGEGFSRQAQPNPTGNAGLNRFVWNLRYEDSTKVPGAILWGGSNSGPMAVPGNYQARLTVHGKSYTQPLELKSNPRLQVTQADLQKQFDLLLQIRDQVSKVDQAINQMNSVKRQMEDLDKRLPRDDHGKTVRDAGKKLQRTIDPIQDALIQSKAKSSQDVLNYPIRLNNELVALAGSISSTDTAPTTQAYQVFDMLKQRSDEWVARWDQVVKNDIAAFNQLVRQQDVPTIILESSAAAPTGATSGPNGDQLEEKR, translated from the coding sequence ATGCTGATGAGCCTCGTTCTACGCCAGTTGTGCCTTATTTCTTGCCTTCTAGTTCTCCTGACTTCCTTCCTCACCGCTCAAAAGTCTTCGAAAAAGAAGAATGCTCCTGCACCGTCGGTGTCGGCTGCTCCCTCCTCTCCTATGGAACAGGGGAGGAAGGAGGAGGACCCGTTATTCAAGGGGCTCACGTGGCGGTTGGTCGGCCCGTTTCGGGGCGGACGCGTGCTCGCGGTTTCTGGCGTAGTGGGCGAGCCTAATACCTACTACTTTGGCGGAGTGGGTGGTGGCGTATGGAAGACGACCGACGGCGGACTGAATTGGATTCCCATGTCGGACAAGGAAAAGTTTTCGTCCATAGGAGCGATCGCGGTAGCTGAATCGGACCCAAATGTGATCTATGTCGGCACTGGAGAAGCCTGCATCCGCAACAACATCCTGCAAGGCAATGGCATGTACAAGAGCACTGATGCGGGCAAGACATGGCACGCGATCGGTCTGGAGGACACTCGCCACATCGGCCGCCTCGCCGTTCACCCAAAAAATCCCGATATCGTTTTCGTTGCGGCTCTCGGTCATGCTTATGGACACAACACGGAACGAGGGGTCTTTCGCTCGACTGATGGCGGCAAGACTTGGCAGAAGGTTCTTTATAAGGACGATCAGACCGGAGCGATCGACGTAGTCTTCGATCCCTCAAACCCCAACATTCTTTTTGCCGCGCTGTGGCAGGCGTACCGGACTCCTTACTCCATGGTGAGCGGCGGCCCAGGAAGCGGTCTCTATCGCTCAGCCGATGGCGGCACTACATGGCAGCAGATCAACGGCAACGGGTTTCCCACGGGAGTCATTGGCAGAATTGGCGTTGCTGTCTCAGCAGAGCCGAATCGCGTGTACGCGTTGATCGAAAATGACAAAGGCGGACTCTATCGATCTGACGATGGTGGCGAGCACTGGCGCCTGGTTAACGACGATCATCGCTTTCGCCAGCGCGCCTGGTATTACACACATCTCTTCACGGATCCAAAGAACCCCGACGTTGTGTACATTCTCAATACTGGATCGTATCGCTCGATTGATGGCGGTAAGATTTTCACGGCGCTCTCCACTCCGCACGGCGACAACCATGGATTATGGATCGATCCTACAAATCCCAAGCGTCTGATTAACTCAAACGACGGCGGAGCCGATATCAGCACGGATGGCGGCCTGCACTGGACTTCGCAGGACAACCAGCCAACGGCGCAGTTCTATCATGTAATAGTCGACAATCAGTCTCCCTATCGAATCTACGGCGCACAGCAGGACAACACGTCGGTCGGCATCGCCAGCGCCACGAACCATTTTGGGATTGACCGTACTGACTGGAACCCAGTTGGCGGATGCGAAAGTGGATACATCGCTCCCTATCCAAAAGATGCCAATATCGTGTATGCAGGCTGCTATGACGGCAGCATCACGGAATTTAATAAGGAACTAGGCATCGAGCGCGAGATGAATGCCTGGCCGCTGAATCCCATGGGCCATGGTGACGTGGATCTCAAGTATCGCTTCCAGTGGACGGCGCCAATCGTGATCTCTCCCCACGATCCCAACGTGATTTACCACGGCGCTCAGGTCGTGCTGAAGACAAGCGATCGTGGCTATCACTGGCAGGAGATCAGTCCCGACCTCACCCGTAACGACAAGCGCACGCAGCAATCGTCCGGTGGTCCTATCACCCAGGACAACACGAGCGCTGAGTACTATGGCACCGTATTTACGATTGCCGAGTCTCCATTGCAGGCAGGAGCAATCTGGGCGGGAAGCGACGATGGTCTGGTTCACATCACAACCGACGGAGGAAAGAACTGGGCGAATGTAAGTCCGAAAGATCTTCCCGATTCCGGCGGCGGACCAATTCTGCACTACAGCCGCATCAGTCTGATTGAAGCTGGGCATTTCAATGCCGGAACGGCGTACGTGTCGGTCGATCGTCATGAATCGGACGACTGGGCGCCTTACGCATTCAAGACTACCGACTTCGGAAAGACGTGGAAGCGAGCCAATGGCGATCTGCCGGCAGGAGCCACGGTGCGAGCCATCCGCGAGGATCCGAAACGGGAAGGATTGCTGTATGCTGCAACTGAGATCGGTGTATACGTCTCGTTCGATGACGGCGCTCACTGGCGGTCTCTGCAGCGCAACCTGCCGATGAGCTCGATGCGCGATCTGGCAGTCACGAACCGCGATCTTGTGGTCGCCACGCATGGCCGCGCTTTCTGGGTGCTCGACGATATCACGCCGCTTCGCGACTACAAGGCTGACCTGCCAAATGCCGATGTGAACTTTTATAAGCCGTTCACTGCGTATCGCTACTCAGGCGGAGTCTTCGGCGGTGGCGGCGGAGGACGTGGTGGCGCAATCGGACAGAACCCACCAAACGGCGCGATCATTTACTACACGCTTAAGACAGCACTAGGCCCGGAAGAGTCTGACGAAGCCAGGGCGGGACAACCATCTTCATCGGAAGCAACGCCGACGGCTACGCAAGAGGCAACCGCCGCCAAAGAGCCTGGAACGCCACAAACAAACGCTCCGGCCGGAGCAAAAGTGGAGGCCCAGAAGCAGGAGGCCACGCGCGAAGTGCCCGCGCCCAAGCCGAGAGAGGAGCATGTCACCGTTGAGATCCTCGATGCCGGCGGAAAAGTAATTCGCACTTACCCGGCGAAGCAGCCTACGGTGACTGAAGCTCAGAGCGAGGAGGCCGGAGAAGGATTTTCTCGCCAGGCTCAGCCGAATCCGACGGGCAATGCTGGACTTAACCGATTCGTGTGGAACCTGCGTTACGAGGACTCCACCAAAGTTCCCGGCGCGATTCTGTGGGGCGGAAGCAATTCTGGTCCCATGGCAGTTCCGGGGAATTACCAGGCTCGACTGACCGTCCACGGCAAGAGCTACACGCAACCTCTCGAGCTCAAGTCCAACCCGCGGCTGCAGGTCACGCAGGCCGATCTGCAAAAGCAATTCGATTTGCTACTCCAGATTCGCGATCAAGTCAGTAAGGTCGACCAAGCCATTAACCAGATGAACAGTGTAAAGAGGCAAATGGAGGATCTCGACAAGCGCTTGCCGAGAGACGACCACGGCAAGACCGTCCGTGACGCAGGCAAGAAGTTACAGCGGACCATCGATCCAATTCAGGACGCGCTGATTCAATCAAAGGCCAAGAGCTCGCAGGACGTGCTGAACTACCCCATTCGGCTCAATAACGAACTTGTAGCGCTGGCGGGATCGATTTCCTCGACAGACACAGCACCCACCACTCAGGCGTACCAGGTCTTCGACATGCTGAAACAGCGCAGCGATGAGTGGGTTGCGCGCTGGGACCAGGTCGTAAAGAACGACATCGCAGCGTTCAATCAGCTGGTGCGCCAGCAGGATGTTCCCACCATCATTCTCGAGAGCTCCGCTGCGGCACCAACTGGTGCCACGTCCGGCCCGAATGGGGACCAACTGGAAGAAAAAAGATGA
- a CDS encoding D-alanyl-D-alanine dipeptidase translates to MEELRAEALRSTPPVELGQFRKPELVELVKLDPTIKLDIRYATSQNFLSTPMYSQARAFLQRPAAEALVRANQRLHAEGYGVVIHDAYRPWYVTRMFWDATPDDKKIFVADPATGSKHNRGCAVDLSIYDLKTGREVSMPSVYDEMTPRAFAEYPGGTAEERLHRATLRSAMEEEGFTVYPNEWWHYDYKDWKEYPIMNVRFEDIGGGPATTRANKAQHTVR, encoded by the coding sequence ATCGAAGAGCTGCGCGCCGAGGCTTTGCGATCCACACCACCGGTAGAGCTTGGCCAGTTCCGCAAGCCTGAACTTGTGGAGCTGGTAAAGCTGGATCCAACGATAAAACTCGATATCCGTTACGCTACCAGCCAGAACTTTCTCAGCACGCCAATGTACTCGCAAGCACGCGCCTTCCTGCAACGTCCGGCCGCTGAGGCGCTCGTACGCGCCAATCAGAGATTGCACGCCGAAGGCTACGGAGTCGTGATTCACGATGCTTATCGCCCGTGGTATGTGACAAGGATGTTTTGGGACGCCACTCCGGACGACAAGAAGATCTTCGTTGCCGATCCGGCAACCGGGTCAAAGCATAACCGCGGCTGCGCCGTTGATTTGAGCATCTACGACCTCAAGACAGGACGCGAAGTATCGATGCCCAGCGTCTACGACGAGATGACCCCGCGGGCGTTTGCTGAATATCCCGGCGGCACCGCGGAAGAGCGACTACATCGCGCGACGCTGCGCAGCGCGATGGAAGAGGAAGGATTCACCGTGTACCCAAATGAATGGTGGCACTACGACTACAAGGATTGGAAAGAGTATCCCATCATGAATGTCCGCTTCGAAGATATAGGCGGCGGACCAGCCACAACTCGAGCAAACAAGGCACAACACACAGTGCGGTGA
- the pgsA gene encoding CDP-diacylglycerol--glycerol-3-phosphate 3-phosphatidyltransferase has translation MNLPNYITLSRIFSVPIFMWLLSSSVFSSRNGEKELVASALFLLASITDGLDGYLARKRGQVTTIGMLLDPLADKLMIAAAFISLVQFNPRIVPAWIAVIIIGREFLVSGLRGIAASEGFTIQASDLGKLKMVVQIVSVVAVILDHRWLKWNIGPFIFPVDLIAQMSIWFMVAVSIVSAADYFVAFWSKIDRKASERRRRRPFVLSRRKHRELPPEVQPNP, from the coding sequence GTGAATCTCCCCAATTACATCACGCTGAGTCGCATCTTCAGTGTGCCCATCTTCATGTGGCTGCTGTCGAGCAGTGTGTTTTCCAGCCGGAACGGCGAGAAGGAGTTGGTAGCTTCCGCCCTCTTCCTCCTGGCATCAATCACTGACGGCCTCGATGGGTACCTCGCCCGTAAGAGAGGTCAGGTCACGACCATCGGCATGCTGCTTGATCCGCTCGCGGACAAGCTCATGATCGCCGCGGCATTTATATCTCTCGTGCAATTTAATCCGCGTATCGTACCTGCATGGATTGCCGTAATCATCATTGGACGCGAATTTCTGGTGAGTGGTCTCCGCGGAATTGCGGCGTCGGAAGGGTTCACAATTCAGGCCAGCGATTTGGGAAAGCTGAAAATGGTGGTGCAGATCGTGAGCGTGGTGGCCGTAATTCTTGACCATCGCTGGCTCAAATGGAACATAGGTCCCTTCATATTTCCTGTGGACCTGATTGCGCAGATGTCGATCTGGTTCATGGTCGCCGTGTCGATCGTCTCTGCCGCAGATTACTTTGTGGCATTCTGGTCGAAGATCGACCGAAAGGCTTCAGAGCGCCGGCGAAGACGTCCCTTTGTCCTCAGCCGTCGCAAGCATCGGGAACTTCCACCCGAAGTGCAACCCAATCCCTAG
- a CDS encoding ABC transporter codes for MKNSSLQQHVINLLNFEGAHVGFDQSVRGLGAELRGKKIKGFPHTAWQLLEHMRIAQWDILEFSRNSKHVSPKWPDGYWPQSSAPADEEAWKKSIAAFRRDLEEVKKLVSQGDEQQLCARIPHGDGQTLLREALLVADHNSYHLGQLVMLRKMFGAWK; via the coding sequence ATGAAGAACTCATCTCTGCAGCAACACGTCATCAATCTGCTGAATTTTGAAGGCGCTCATGTCGGTTTCGACCAGTCGGTTCGTGGGCTTGGAGCCGAATTGCGCGGCAAGAAGATCAAGGGATTTCCACACACGGCTTGGCAACTCCTCGAACACATGCGAATTGCCCAGTGGGATATCCTCGAATTCAGTCGCAACTCGAAACATGTTTCGCCAAAATGGCCAGACGGATACTGGCCACAGTCTTCCGCGCCGGCTGACGAGGAAGCGTGGAAGAAGAGTATTGCCGCATTTCGTCGCGATCTTGAGGAAGTGAAGAAGCTCGTGTCGCAAGGGGATGAGCAGCAGCTTTGTGCGCGAATTCCGCATGGTGATGGTCAGACATTGCTCCGAGAAGCGCTACTTGTGGCTGACCACAATTCATATCACCTTGGCCAGCTAGTGATGCTCAGGAAAATGTTCGGAGCCTGGAAGTAG
- a CDS encoding alpha-ketoacid dehydrogenase subunit beta, whose amino-acid sequence MAPVTYLEAIREGIWEEMERDPAVFCIGEDIGVYGGAFKVTEGFIHHFGSERVIDTPIAEAAIVGAAFGASLTGMRPVAEFQFMDFISCAHNQIINMVAKANYRWDAPAPVVLRGPSGGGVSGGPFHSQNPETYYAHTPGLKVICPATAHDAKGLVKAAIRDNNPCLFFEHKFLYRRIKEELPAKDYTIEIGKARVHREGRDVSVITYAAMVYVAQEAADILANEGVELEIVDLRTVAPLDKEAIANTVKKTNRVIILHEDTKTGGLAGEIAAVINELAFDDLDAPITRIASLDTPVPFSPPLEKFFLPKVENVVREARRLRAY is encoded by the coding sequence ATGGCACCTGTCACTTACCTCGAAGCAATCCGCGAAGGCATTTGGGAAGAGATGGAACGCGATCCGGCTGTCTTCTGCATCGGAGAAGATATCGGTGTGTATGGCGGCGCCTTCAAGGTTACCGAAGGATTTATTCATCACTTCGGTAGCGAGCGCGTGATTGACACGCCCATCGCCGAAGCTGCCATTGTAGGCGCCGCCTTCGGAGCTTCGCTCACTGGCATGCGTCCAGTTGCCGAGTTCCAGTTCATGGACTTCATTAGCTGCGCACACAACCAGATCATCAACATGGTTGCGAAGGCTAATTATCGCTGGGATGCGCCTGCACCTGTGGTGCTTCGAGGACCCTCAGGCGGTGGCGTGAGCGGCGGTCCGTTTCACTCGCAGAACCCCGAAACCTACTACGCGCATACGCCTGGACTGAAAGTAATTTGTCCTGCGACTGCCCACGATGCCAAGGGTCTGGTCAAAGCCGCGATCCGCGACAACAATCCCTGTCTTTTCTTCGAGCACAAGTTTCTCTATCGTCGCATCAAGGAAGAATTGCCCGCCAAGGATTACACCATCGAGATCGGCAAGGCACGAGTTCACCGTGAAGGGCGCGACGTAAGTGTGATTACATATGCGGCGATGGTCTATGTCGCCCAGGAAGCTGCAGACATTCTCGCGAACGAAGGTGTCGAGCTGGAGATTGTCGACTTACGTACAGTCGCTCCTCTCGACAAGGAAGCGATTGCGAATACGGTTAAGAAAACCAATCGCGTGATCATCCTGCACGAGGACACAAAGACCGGAGGCCTTGCCGGAGAAATCGCGGCGGTGATCAACGAACTGGCGTTCGACGATCTCGATGCTCCTATCACGCGCATCGCCTCACTGGATACTCCAGTGCCATTTTCGCCGCCGCTGGAGAAATTCTTCCTTCCCAAAGTGGAGAATGTAGTTAGGGAAGCACGGCGGCTGAGAGCTTACTAG
- a CDS encoding pyruvate dehydrogenase, whose translation MKKSESKPQTKTPIKSPRNTSRSELQSANGSRRNSASSNQYTISRNPNGIPDYRLEVLECRTVEECVDGQFRYAIEGDLTAEPPPLRESKYLNKQQSIEIYRYMLLNRKMEQTLENLFKQQKVVGGVYLGLGQEGCSCASAYALREGDWIGPLIRNQGALLVRGFKPRDLMMQYMAKSGAPTGGRDAGSHFGDKHQRHIAAPISMLGDLIPVLAGVALGARLQGKNIACLTWVGDGGQSTGPTYEGFNFAAVQKLGVILIIENNLWAYSTPVDRQVACTDLADRAIGYGVPGFIVDGTDPNQVYDVTYEAAQRAYGGEGATLIEAKMMRMRGHAMHDAAAYVPPAYFEYWKKRDPIARMEKYLLEKHWLTPKENGDLVAFTQKQIEEDRDFADASPYPDGSTAGERVFCDNSVEIPLLYGTPKVKQVKKKKLGAASDVAHFR comes from the coding sequence ATGAAGAAGAGCGAGAGCAAGCCTCAAACCAAGACGCCGATTAAGAGCCCTCGCAACACCTCTCGCTCTGAACTTCAAAGTGCCAATGGTTCACGCCGCAATAGCGCATCCAGCAACCAATACACAATTTCTCGTAATCCGAATGGCATTCCTGACTACCGCCTCGAGGTGCTCGAGTGTCGCACGGTAGAAGAATGTGTAGACGGCCAATTTCGCTATGCCATCGAAGGCGATCTGACGGCAGAGCCTCCCCCACTGCGCGAATCCAAGTACCTAAACAAGCAGCAAAGCATCGAGATTTATCGCTACATGCTGCTCAACCGCAAGATGGAGCAGACGCTCGAAAATCTCTTCAAACAACAAAAAGTTGTCGGCGGCGTGTATCTCGGGCTCGGACAGGAAGGCTGCTCCTGCGCCTCTGCTTACGCGCTGCGCGAGGGTGATTGGATCGGACCACTGATCCGCAATCAGGGGGCGCTGCTGGTTCGAGGATTCAAACCGCGCGACTTGATGATGCAATACATGGCCAAGTCTGGCGCCCCTACCGGAGGGCGGGATGCCGGCTCGCATTTTGGGGACAAGCACCAGCGCCATATAGCTGCGCCAATTTCAATGTTAGGGGATCTCATTCCCGTTTTGGCAGGCGTTGCGTTGGGTGCGCGACTTCAAGGCAAGAACATCGCGTGTCTCACATGGGTCGGCGATGGTGGGCAATCCACTGGTCCAACTTACGAAGGCTTCAATTTCGCCGCCGTGCAAAAGCTCGGAGTGATACTGATCATAGAGAACAATCTGTGGGCCTATTCCACTCCTGTCGACCGCCAGGTAGCGTGCACGGACCTTGCAGATCGCGCGATTGGGTACGGCGTGCCGGGGTTCATCGTCGACGGCACCGACCCTAATCAGGTGTATGACGTGACTTACGAGGCGGCGCAAAGAGCTTATGGCGGCGAAGGCGCCACCCTCATCGAGGCCAAGATGATGCGCATGCGTGGACACGCCATGCACGATGCCGCAGCGTATGTCCCTCCTGCCTATTTCGAGTACTGGAAAAAGCGCGATCCAATTGCACGCATGGAGAAGTATCTGCTAGAGAAGCACTGGCTCACTCCGAAGGAGAATGGCGATCTAGTCGCTTTCACACAAAAGCAGATTGAGGAAGATCGGGACTTCGCCGATGCCTCGCCCTATCCCGACGGATCAACAGCAGGCGAGCGCGTTTTTTGTGATAACTCGGTTGAGATCCCGCTGCTGTATGGCACGCCCAAAGTGAAACAAGTAAAAAAGAAGAAACTAGGAGCGGCCAGCGACGTGGCGCATTTCCGATAA